The following DNA comes from Mugil cephalus isolate CIBA_MC_2020 chromosome 6, CIBA_Mcephalus_1.1, whole genome shotgun sequence.
TTGTTGCAATTTTTATTCCAGGCTGACGATACATTTCATGAGCAATCCATTTAAATAATCCAGTATGAAAACATTCTTCAGGCATTCATTTGGTGTGCATCAAACTGCTACAGATCTACTACATAACAGTACTTCAAGtcattctctttttctctttgctttaaGGTCGTGGGGCTGAATCCAGCTCCCACTTTAAAGGTATTCTCCGTATTGGAGCATGTGTTGAACTTGGTGACATGAATGACATGAATCAAGCTATGTCATTACTACTACAGTGCAAGAGGTGCACCCTGATGTGATGGTCCATCGTAGGTTTCATGCGCGGCCAGATTGTCTGCGGCTGGGTGAGAGCTCTCTGGTCGTGGATGGATGAGATGGACGCAGACCTCGGACGTGATCTGGTTTATCCTCGGTATTGCCTTTATTGCCCCTGAAACTGATGGCCGCACTGATGAGGAGTGCTGGAGACAGAGCTGTGGTCAGGGTTAAGAAGATGAATTAATatggtctttgtgtgtgcgagcgTTTCTAAGTGATGTTCTCCAGGATGTAAAAGATGAGCTCCATCACAATGGGCTTGTCGCCTCTCTTGTGCCCCCTGCTGTGGATGACGGGGATCAGCACGCTATCCAGGGCGTTGAGGTACTGAGCAGGGAGGGGCTGACCGTTGCTCCCAGCTACAAATCccacctgaaataaaaaaaaaaaaaaacacccatgaATGAGTTTCAGTAGTTGTACAGGAGATGTTATTATCACCTTTGTGAGACCTATATTACACACTGAAGTTTCATATTTGATTTTACTTAAAATAGCTTAATTCATCTGTGACCAATGTTCAGCTACTGAACCTTGGTTCTACGTGGAGCTATTCCTCACATCActttctcctgctgcttttaAGGCCACTTGCAGCCTGACACGTATCTGTAGCAATACTTTTCTCTGCACTCAAACTCTTTTCTGACCTCTTGAGATTCAAAAGTGACCCGGAGCCCCAGTTTGGCCATCCCGTCCTCTTTCAGCAGTTTAAGGTGTGGACACAGTGCCAAGCAAAATGCCCTGGCGATGCGCTCTGTCAGCCGGTTGTGTTCAGCAGAGTCAGCCGCACCTTCTTTGGGATGATCGCCCCTCTGTAGGAAGAACACCTGCACACAAGGCACACATGTAAATGTGGCTGGCCGTTTCAGCTCCAGTTGCTGTATGTTAATATTTGTAGCATGGCGTCACGCGTACTTCTGTCCAGCGAATGATCTTCCCGTTTTCCTTATATTCAGACTTCTGGAACATCTTTGTACTGCTAATGGACTCCATGGATTTCCCATCAATGGGGCTGATGACACTagagaacacaaacactgtttagTTTTACATAACTGAACAGCCTGTGTGAGTGTAGagataaaagggaaaataaaaaaaattgtgagaaatataataatatagaatgcattttaataataaGGACAAATATAAGGATATGCTATATAAGGAAATATAggaaaactgacaaaataaacatatacatatactatatactctgatcagacataacattatgaccttatattgtgtaagtctcccttgtgcctgaatttagagaccaggtcaacaccttgagtcTAAGTATGTTTCCCAGCATGTTttttgaactgtcacaagatgatcaatgttattcacttctcctgtcagtggctttagaATAGCCTTAAATGTGCAATGTAGCCTTAAATGTGCAATGTAGTGCAACCGCATTACGATAAATTATGAATGAGTGCTATGTTGCTCTGCTTGATTGAGCACAATAGACACATGGACTTCAAACTCACTCACCCCTTGTTCACAGTGCACTTCTCCTCCACCCACTGTACACAAACAAGCTCCTggctctctgattggtcgaggCGTCCACAGGTGACGGTGTAGTCTTTCATCTCCCTTAGCGACCGACGGAGCTCCGCCATGGTTTCCACGGTGATCTGCACCATTAACCCATCTAGGGAGAGGGGACAGCGATacaggagaaacacacaaacacacgccaatggagacacacacacacacacacacacacacatgcataaacaaatacacacgcCTAGACAAACAGTCTGTTAAaatgtacacagacacacacacatacaaagatcAACACACTCTGAATAAACCACTTTTTGCAGCAGGGGTGCACTACTTAGAACTGAACTCTGAATTTCCTGCGAACAGGAAGGTGAAAGTAAAGGTCACTCTAACTTCCCGTCTGAGTGCATGTCCTACCTTCTACAATGCTGGACTTGGCCAGATATCCTGCAGATGCCTTCAGTGCACTGCTGAATATAAAAAAGCATGATCCAGTaactaaagaaagaaagggagaaagaaagaagtcaaACTGTTGTTTCAGTCAAGATGTATCCAGTTTGTAAAGTTACAAGACCAAAACTAAATGATGCAGTGCCATCTAGTGTTGGTTATGATGACACACTGCAAACCTTGTTGCTCTTCCTTTGATTTCCTTTTTCTATTGTAAAAAGCCTTTGCCTGTTTATATTCTTGGTCATCCAGGCCATGGAATATCcagtatctggtcattaacagaccctagtcatgtTAGCATGCACTTGTCAGGTGACCTTCAAGCTCGGGTGGTGACATATCAAGTtgagttgcatttgtttttgctttgtttttggatataccatgacctggacgatTGAAAATCTTCACGGACAAAAGATAAAGTGGTGCAAGGTAAGGACCTGGCAGCCTGGCAGCTTTAAGGTCGCCTCTATACGGGTGACGCTCCACTAAGGTAAAAGGTTACAGTGCTAAtgaagtatatatatatcatgtgtATATGTATCATGTATATACAGAACACAATCTAATCTATGCATATATGTAAAGGGTCACACATAGATACACATTAAATCCTGCGATGTTACCTTTGCGTGGCTGATTGTGGATGCTGATGGCTTGGGTCTGGTACTGGCCGTCATCCGCTTGCACACAGATGAGGTGGGAGTCTGCGGTCTCATTGAAACACGCCCCTATGGCCAGCACGTGCTCATTGGACTTGGTCAGAGCTTTCATTAGCTAACGTGAGATAAGAGGGCAGAAAAGGAGGGATTGCGGTGATGAGAAAAGACATCAGCATTAACTCTCTGAGGTTTAGTCTCACCTCTTTATACCCGGTGGTTGGTACTTTTATGCAGGTCCTCTGAGCCTCTAGATCCACAGTGAGCCCTGACACCATTGGCAGGCTGTAACGGTAATTCCTAAAGTCCTAAAGAACAGGGCCCACGGAAGTTTGGTGAAAGTTACGACACCAAACATCTCTTTGAAAGCGGTTTTGTAATAACAGCAAAAACGTTCCAGCATACTCACCACTAGCAGTCTCATTATGGTGTGACCTATTTCCCCAAACAATGGCTTCCTAAAGCGCACACTGTACAGAGGACACGGGTAAActggaaaaagagaaataatgtgggcagctgaagaggaaacatgtggCATTATGGCTGGACGGTTTCATTCAAGTGCCTGGCTTACATCTGTACTCGGCCCCGAGTCGCAGCATGAGGCGCAAGGGAAAGGCTTTGGCCCAGGCAACCTCTGCTCTGTGGACCAGCAGCCCAAAGAGGTAGGGCTGGTTTGGCAGAGGTAGACCTTGAAGAGACTGGAGAGTGGAGCGGACGTACAGGAAGCCTGCATGCTCCTCGCTGCCTAAGAAACTACTGCCAAACCGGGACAGTGACAGGTGTTTCACAATTTTCCCTGAAAAACGAGGAAAAGAATGTACGGTGCATGACaacataggaaaaaaaaaacagtcagcatGAGAGCGCATTTTAATGTGTCAGACTCTGACCTGTCACCGTGTCCCTGAAAAGCTGGATAAAGTGACTGAAAATATCTCTGGGGAAGCTTTTCTCCTCGGGCAGGCactgcagcagcaccaccacctccacctggcCCACGGCATGCATCCCCTTTGTTGTCATACACCAGCACCTCCTGTTCACATCTGTCACACAATGAAAATGCGACCTCACGGGGCTATAGGGACATTTTAAAGAGATTATGAATTCCTGCATGTAAAAGGAGAGTGTGTTAATATGAGATGTGAATGATTTTGTTTAGGGCTCACTTAGGGGTCTAAGTGTGATTTTTAGGACTCGTCAACCCTGTGCtttgaaaagaaagtaaaaatatacacacagtTGACCAGCTTGACCATGGCGAGTAGGTTGGCATTGAGGACAAAGACCAGCGGCTTGGCCCTGCCACTCTCCAACTCCTGAATGAGCAGCGTCTCAGAGGGTTGTTCCTCCACCGTGTAGTCTGAGGGAAAAGACAAGTACACAGTAGATTAGAATAACTTCTACAACTAAAActatcaaaacatttttttttctgtggcgactgaccaaaaaacaaaaacaaaaccctaaTCTTAACCCTAACAGCAACATGGAAGACTTGTGAAAATTAATTGATAACTGTGTAAGGATTGATAACAACTGATGCAAGGACCCTGTTTAACCAGATATTAGTATTTAccctgatcaggcataacattgtgaccaccttcctaatattgtgtaggtcttccttgtgcctccaaaacagttgtgacttatcagagaatggacatgggtcttctgagggtgtcctgtggtgtccgacaacagaatgttattagtgggggcctttgggtcctatgggttgaggggaggggcctctgtggatcatcccacagatacttggtatcaagtgaatttggaggccaggtcaacactttgtgctgttcttcatgttttttttttttttttagttgttcctaatctgtttttgtgtgtgtgtctgtgtcaggctgtatcctgctggggatggctgctgccatcaaggagtgtcattgctatggggtgggggtgtctggtctggtctaggtgggtggtacatgtctaagtaacatccacatgaatgaatgccaggtccaaaagtttctcagcagaacactgtattctCACATGACGGTTAATGTTAttgtcttctcctgtcagtggtcataatataaAGCTTGATCAATGTAAACATCCTCATCTGAGAGCTGCATGGctttattttaagatttcttCAGAAGTTAGAAGAACTTCTTCAATGTGGACAAAAGAGACATAGTTAGGGTGGACTTATCACAGGA
Coding sequences within:
- the zfyve9b gene encoding zinc finger FYVE domain-containing protein 9, with the translated sequence MLKFFSPRDDENESLLGAITEDEGDNPSLQDTKQHWLNRPCLLVLKDGDVSKPGLGCGQIRADSPAKAASDATAVRSVFGQCGQKACEHPAKAASHSHMEEGSCTVTSISTWGERESSSPLVLSPAEAAWPDEEEDTQDSEPQVLQSKEDSVIEEKELEESPCSLEATAAPSSLSHEEREVRELQSRFKMSRSNGGDETDADMDQTGSVEGAMGECAANAVDPDNESHMSPVGILSKDRVTVLGEVAPVWVPDAEAQVCMKCGVKFTFTKRRHHCRACGKVFCALCSSLKFRLTHLDGKEGRVCVSCHSTLIKTTPPRGKRRVWFADEILANKQSESAPTTPVREPTFSPLTRRALGGHVKSHGGSPQIRRASRAQGATNGGGGGPHSWGTTALVSSAANLIPLDGLPPILTSTGVKGDYTVEEQPSETLLIQELESGRAKPLVFVLNANLLAMVKLVNYVNRRCWCMTTKGMHAVGQVEVVVLLQCLPEEKSFPRDIFSHFIQLFRDTVTGKIVKHLSLSRFGSSFLGSEEHAGFLYVRSTLQSLQGLPLPNQPYLFGLLVHRAEVAWAKAFPLRLMLRLGAEYRFYPCPLYSVRFRKPLFGEIGHTIMRLLVDFRNYRYSLPMVSGLTVDLEAQRTCIKVPTTGYKELMKALTKSNEHVLAIGACFNETADSHLICVQADDGQYQTQAISIHNQPRKVTGSCFFIFSSALKASAGYLAKSSIVEDGLMVQITVETMAELRRSLREMKDYTVTCGRLDQSESQELVCVQWVEEKCTVNKGVISPIDGKSMESISSTKMFQKSEYKENGKIIRWTEVFFLQRGDHPKEGAADSAEHNRLTERIARAFCLALCPHLKLLKEDGMAKLGLRVTFESQEVGFVAGSNGQPLPAQYLNALDSVLIPVIHSRGHKRGDKPIVMELIFYILENIT